TTTTTACAAATCGGACATATTTCCTGATCGGTGAGAGTATAACAGCATTTACAATACTGTACATTTGCTTTGGCATTGGTAATTGCGCCGGCAAGCTGCTCCACCTGCTCCTTAGGCATATTTAAAACGTGGAACGCCAGGCGCTGTGCAGATTTTGCACCAATGCCCGGCAACCTTGAAAATTCTTCTATCAATTTGTTAATGTGACTGCTGTAATATTCCATTAGAACGGGAAGCCTCCGCCCATGCCGCCAAGTCCGCCTGTTAATTTTGACATAACAGCTGCTGACTCTTCTTCCATTTTACGAAGCGCTTCATTTGTTGCGGCTACAATTAAATCCTCCAGCATTTCAATATCATCCGGATCTACTACTTCTTCTGCCAATTTTACTTTTAACACTTCTTTTTTGCCGGAAACAGTTACTTCTACTGCTCCGCCACCTGCTGCTGCCGTAAATTCCTTTTCTTCTAATGCTTTCTGATTTTCTTCCATCTGACGCTGCATTTTCTGCGCCTGCTTCATTAAATTGTTCATGTTTCCCGGCATCATACCACCCGGAAATCCTCCTCTTTTTGCCATAATAAATTCCTCCTATTCTTCCATATCTTCTACTGTAATTTCCATGTTAATATTTTTATGAATTAAATCATCTACGGAAATCTCCGCCAGTCCGCTTTTTCCGTGACCGGTTTCACTGTTTTTCAATATCATTTTTATTTCTACTTCTTTTCCGATTTTCTTTCGAACTGCATTTTTCAGCATTTCCAGATTGTCGGGATTGTCGATACAGGTCTGAGCCAGAAAATTCTGAAATTCCACATAGAGGATTGGCTCTCCTGTATTTCCGTCATACTTGGGTATGGAGTCCAAAAGCATCTGCTGCAAAAGCCCCTTGGTATCACGAATAATCGCATTCCAGTTCTTTTTTACATACTGCAAATCCTCCGGCGCTGCTTTTTCCGGCTTTACCGTCTCTTCTTTTAGAATTTGTTCCTCTGGATTTTCTGCCCTTGTCCGAACATAATTTTCAGTAGGCAAACTTTGTACTGTCACACCGTTTTTCAGCTTTTCTTCCAGAACCCGAACCCTGTCGTAAAGAGAGTCCAAATTCATCTCCATAACCGGCTGGCAAAGCTTAATCAACGCAATTTCTACCAATACCCTCTTTTGCGAAGCATATTTTATCTGGTTGGAAAGCTCCGAAAAAATGCGAATATAACGCATAAGCGTTTCCGCATCTACCATACTGCTCTCTTCTTTCATTCTCTCTAAATTTTCTGCTGATGCGTCTACTGCCTCCTCAGGATGCTCGGAGGTAGAAATTAAAAGCAAATTACGCAGATACCAGATAAAATCTGTGACAAACTGTCCCAGTTCTCTTCCCTGAATAATGATTTCATCTAAGGTTTTTATTGTGCCTGCCGTATCCTGCTGCAAAATCTGACGAAGCATGCGGCTGAACACCTGTGTATCCACTGCCCCTAAATTCTCTAAAACCTTCTCATAAGTGAGTTTTTCTCCTAAATAAAAAGCAATGCACTGGTCTAAAAGAGAAAGGGCATCTCGCATAGAACCGTCCGCTGCCTTGGCAATATAACGAATTGCCTTTTCCTCAACATCATTTCCCTCTTTATCCATGAGCTCCTGCAAGCGGGCTGCAATGGTGTCTGCCGTAATTCGTCTGAAATCGTAGCGCTGACAACGGGATAAAATGGTAATCGGAATTTTATGCGCTTCTGTCGTTGCCAAAATAAAAATAACATAGGACGGCGGTTCCTCCAAGGTTTTTAAAAGTGCATTAAAAGCTCCTGTTGAAAGCATGTGCACCTCGTCAATAATATAAACCTTATATTTACCTGTTGTTGGGCGGTATGCTACTTCCTCACGAATTTCACGAATATTATCCACACCGTTATTGGATGCGGCATCAATCTCGATGACATTCATAGAAGTACCCTCATTAATTGCCCGACAGGTTTTACAAGTATTACAGGGGCTTCCGTCAACCGGATGCTCGCAGTTTACTGCTCTTGCCAGAATTTTGGCAATGGTAGTCTTACCTGTACCTCTCGTACCGCAGAAAAGATACGCATGCCCAATCCTATCAGCTTTTATCTGATTTTTCAATGTGGTTACAATATGCTCCTGCCCCTTTACATCTTCAAATTCCTGAGGACGGAACTT
The DNA window shown above is from Blautia hansenii DSM 20583 and carries:
- the dnaX gene encoding DNA polymerase III subunit gamma/tau, translating into MGYTALYRKFRPQEFEDVKGQEHIVTTLKNQIKADRIGHAYLFCGTRGTGKTTIAKILARAVNCEHPVDGSPCNTCKTCRAINEGTSMNVIEIDAASNNGVDNIREIREEVAYRPTTGKYKVYIIDEVHMLSTGAFNALLKTLEEPPSYVIFILATTEAHKIPITILSRCQRYDFRRITADTIAARLQELMDKEGNDVEEKAIRYIAKAADGSMRDALSLLDQCIAFYLGEKLTYEKVLENLGAVDTQVFSRMLRQILQQDTAGTIKTLDEIIIQGRELGQFVTDFIWYLRNLLLISTSEHPEEAVDASAENLERMKEESSMVDAETLMRYIRIFSELSNQIKYASQKRVLVEIALIKLCQPVMEMNLDSLYDRVRVLEEKLKNGVTVQSLPTENYVRTRAENPEEQILKEETVKPEKAAPEDLQYVKKNWNAIIRDTKGLLQQMLLDSIPKYDGNTGEPILYVEFQNFLAQTCIDNPDNLEMLKNAVRKKIGKEVEIKMILKNSETGHGKSGLAEISVDDLIHKNINMEITVEDMEE
- a CDS encoding YbaB/EbfC family nucleoid-associated protein gives rise to the protein MAKRGGFPGGMMPGNMNNLMKQAQKMQRQMEENQKALEEKEFTAAAGGGAVEVTVSGKKEVLKVKLAEEVVDPDDIEMLEDLIVAATNEALRKMEEESAAVMSKLTGGLGGMGGGFPF